One window from the genome of Candidatus Omnitrophota bacterium encodes:
- a CDS encoding transketolase family protein: protein MDKIPTRDGFGEELVTLGKEREDIVVVSADLEDATRAEYFKKEFPDRFFNLGIAEQDVIGTAVGLSMQGYVAFASSFAVFMTNRAYDQIRIDVCQNNANVKIVCSHAGLTVGEDGATAQSFEDIAIMRVLANMSVICPVDTIEAKKATRWMTSHYGPVYMRTSRAPFPVLTKEDDVFEFGKASIMREGKDVTLIGSGLMVYESLQAAEILKKQGIDARVINLHTVKPLDEAALVACAKETGAIVTAEEHQIIGGMGSAVAELLSQEYPTPIEMVGIKDVYGETGDPEGLLKKYHLKDVDIAEAAKRAIKRKK from the coding sequence ATGGATAAGATACCAACACGAGATGGATTTGGCGAAGAGCTGGTAACTCTAGGAAAAGAGCGCGAAGATATTGTTGTTGTTTCTGCTGATTTGGAAGACGCAACGCGAGCCGAGTATTTTAAAAAAGAATTTCCTGATCGATTCTTTAATTTGGGTATTGCAGAGCAAGATGTTATTGGAACCGCGGTTGGGTTAAGCATGCAGGGATATGTTGCGTTTGCGTCATCTTTTGCGGTTTTTATGACCAATAGAGCATATGATCAAATCCGAATCGATGTTTGTCAAAATAATGCTAATGTGAAAATTGTTTGTTCTCATGCGGGTCTTACAGTTGGCGAAGATGGGGCGACTGCACAATCTTTTGAGGATATTGCGATTATGCGTGTTTTAGCAAATATGTCTGTTATTTGTCCTGTTGATACGATTGAAGCAAAAAAAGCCACGCGTTGGATGACAAGTCATTATGGCCCAGTTTATATGAGAACAAGTAGGGCTCCGTTTCCAGTTTTGACAAAAGAGGATGATGTTTTTGAATTTGGAAAAGCTAGCATTATGCGCGAGGGCAAAGATGTGACGTTAATTGGTTCTGGATTGATGGTCTACGAATCTTTGCAGGCTGCAGAAATCCTTAAAAAACAAGGGATTGATGCACGTGTAATCAATTTGCATACAGTTAAACCTTTGGATGAAGCTGCGCTTGTTGCGTGCGCAAAAGAAACAGGAGCTATTGTTACTGCAGAAGAGCATCAGATTATTGGTGGTATGGGAAGTGCTGTTGCTGAATTGTTATCACAAGAATATCCAACGCCAATCGAGATGGTTGGTATAAAAGATGTTTATGGTGAAACCGGCGATCCAGAAGGTTTACTTAAAAAATATCATTTAAAAGATGTTGATATTGCTGAGGCGGCAAAACGAGCCATTAAGCGTAAAAAATAA
- a CDS encoding CoA-binding protein, which produces MNVAIVGASHKVDRYSNKALKLLREKGHIVFPIHPRLKEIDGVKVFSSLKDISEKIDTITFYVGQNISSMMTQDVIGICPRRIIFNPGAENPDLLKKAQENNIDAINACTLVLLSTQQF; this is translated from the coding sequence ATGAATGTGGCTATTGTGGGAGCATCACATAAGGTAGATCGATATTCAAATAAGGCATTAAAACTTTTACGAGAAAAAGGTCACATTGTTTTTCCAATTCATCCTCGGCTTAAAGAAATTGATGGAGTTAAAGTTTTTTCATCCTTAAAGGATATTTCTGAGAAAATTGATACGATAACGTTTTATGTAGGACAAAATATCTCAAGCATGATGACACAGGATGTTATTGGTATTTGCCCGAGGCGTATTATTTTTAATCCTGGTGCTGAGAATCCAGATCTTCTAAAGAAAGCACAGGAGAATAATATTGATGCTATTAATGCCTGCACGCTCGTTTTATTGTCAACGCAGCAATTTTAG
- a CDS encoding transketolase, translating to MTEKKSDVKALQEIALELRKNILQVINSAKSGHPGGSLSAVEILISLYGYKMNYKSTDPNWEDRDRLIISKGHASPAVYTVLSHFGYFPKEELSTFRKLGTRLQGHVHRKVPGVELNTGSLGHGLSVANGLALGARMRNKDFKIYCLMGDGEIQEGSVWEAAMTAAHFKLNNVCAIVDYNKVQENGLISDIMGLEPLAEKWKSFGWEVINVNGHDFNELIKALDQFVDTKEKPTVIIANTIKGKGVSFMENKCQWHGKAPNDEQLKEALSELR from the coding sequence GTGACAGAGAAAAAGAGTGATGTTAAGGCGTTGCAAGAAATAGCGCTTGAACTTAGAAAGAATATTCTTCAAGTTATAAATTCTGCCAAATCAGGACATCCTGGTGGCTCACTTTCTGCAGTGGAAATTCTAATTAGTTTGTACGGTTACAAAATGAATTATAAGTCTACCGACCCTAATTGGGAGGACCGCGATAGGCTCATTATTTCTAAGGGTCATGCTTCTCCAGCGGTTTATACAGTTCTTTCGCATTTTGGATATTTTCCAAAAGAAGAACTTAGCACATTTCGTAAACTTGGCACAAGGCTTCAGGGCCATGTTCATCGTAAAGTTCCAGGAGTTGAACTTAATACAGGATCTTTGGGTCATGGACTTTCTGTTGCTAATGGATTAGCTCTTGGCGCAAGAATGCGAAATAAAGATTTTAAGATATATTGCTTAATGGGAGATGGTGAAATTCAAGAAGGGTCTGTGTGGGAAGCTGCGATGACAGCTGCACACTTTAAGCTTAATAATGTTTGTGCAATCGTTGACTATAATAAAGTTCAAGAAAACGGTCTTATTAGTGATATTATGGGCCTTGAGCCTCTAGCTGAAAAATGGAAAAGTTTTGGTTGGGAAGTTATTAATGTGAATGGTCATGATTTTAATGAGTTGATTAAAGCGCTCGATCAATTTGTAGATACGAAAGAGAAGCCAACGGTAATTATTGCAAATACCATAAAAGGCAAAGGGGTTTCTTTTATGGAGAATAAGTGTCAATGGCACGGTAAAGCACCTAATGATGAGCAACTTAAGGAAGCTTTGAGCGAGCTTCGATAG
- the pyk gene encoding pyruvate kinase, translating to MTKVKTQIICTLGPSSESAAVLRKMILAGMDVARLNFSHGTHKDHLEKMKLIRSLNSKYRRHIKILQDLEGFRIRIGSLKNFASRCVPLKKNQIVYLTNDESYHSKSAIPFDYDGSLKDIKPESHMYIEDGNIVLLIKKCTKKVLTAKTIVPGIIKENKGINIPDVKLKFKGMTDKDVFDLEFGLKHDVDFVAQSFIRNKQDILNVRDIVNHHKKKCLIIAKIENRQGVDNIDEIIDASDGIMVARGDMGVCFPIYEVPVLQKVIIRKCRAKRKFVITATQMLESMTSHIRPTRAEATDVANAIIDGTNYTMLSEETAAGKYPVEAVTTMNEICKFTEQAIAKKVI from the coding sequence ATGACAAAAGTTAAAACACAAATTATTTGTACGCTTGGCCCATCGAGCGAGAGTGCAGCTGTTTTGCGTAAAATGATTCTCGCGGGCATGGATGTCGCACGTCTTAATTTTTCTCATGGAACCCACAAAGATCATCTTGAGAAAATGAAATTGATTCGATCTCTTAATTCAAAATATCGAAGACATATAAAAATTTTGCAAGATTTAGAGGGTTTTAGAATTCGCATTGGAAGTCTTAAGAATTTCGCTTCTCGATGCGTGCCCTTAAAGAAAAATCAAATTGTTTATTTAACGAATGATGAATCGTATCATTCTAAGAGCGCGATTCCTTTTGATTATGACGGGTCTTTAAAAGACATTAAGCCAGAAAGTCATATGTATATTGAGGATGGGAATATTGTTTTACTCATAAAAAAATGTACAAAAAAAGTTTTGACCGCAAAAACAATTGTTCCTGGTATTATTAAAGAAAATAAAGGTATTAATATCCCTGATGTAAAATTAAAATTTAAAGGGATGACAGACAAAGATGTTTTTGATTTAGAATTTGGCTTAAAGCATGATGTTGATTTTGTTGCGCAATCTTTTATCCGTAACAAACAAGATATTTTAAATGTCCGAGACATTGTCAATCACCATAAAAAGAAATGCTTAATTATTGCAAAAATCGAAAATCGTCAAGGAGTCGATAACATTGACGAAATCATTGATGCGTCAGATGGCATTATGGTTGCCCGAGGAGATATGGGGGTTTGTTTTCCAATTTATGAAGTTCCAGTTCTGCAAAAAGTTATTATAAGAAAATGTCGCGCAAAAAGAAAATTTGTTATCACAGCAACTCAAATGCTTGAGAGCATGACTAGCCACATTAGGCCGACTCGCGCAGAGGCGACAGATGTGGCCAACGCGATTATTGATGGAACAAACTATACGATGCTTTCAGAGGAAACAGCCGCTGGGAAATATCCTGTTGAGGCAGTAACAACAATGAATGAAATTTGTAAGTTTACTGAGCAAGCGATTGCTAAGAAAGTGATTTAA
- a CDS encoding patatin-like phospholipase family protein, with protein sequence MTSPVSIINKFFIIRQIPAFSSLNWLELHQIASRCTFREYSKGAIIYEKGDSPDGFYCLVSGRVCAYNLSDSGEKKNVEYIYRGTYFGIISLLTGEPHSLTFETLNDALVLRIEKDDFHDILSKVPRLAVDFSYTLSRRLKKQQHHQKSIFESTIISTYSPRQGTGGSIYAFNLAHHLKKETGKKVIFIDMNCVLSSGSYEKKASRLSPLWKNQPINLNEVIDHYENTESSIIKSDQSADLLSVCFDSKDSVVSTKISQFVSSLANEYHFIVLDLPSQSDNDVLTTLNQSDDIHLILGDSKADLISGKLFLRKLEHSGLGESKKQKIKIFVRQTDNKKRVPYEKINQILEQDIYAYLSEIFEDDNTETISLDMFQVLMPDMSTKFSQQMRKIAREIGDVRVGLVLGGGAALGISHIGVLRVIEKEGIPVDIVVGSSIGALIAGLWALGRDAQEIEKLAREFESRIRCLHLLDIIFPKSGFIGGYMIKRWLRKKIGKQTFYNTRIPLKIVAYDLTKREDLIIDGGDVVDAIRKSIAIPGVISPVIEGDHVIIDGGIVNPLPTNVLASMGIRKIIAVNILKSPQDVLKDYQISKEKEEKKRPSFALALPFYFLQRCIAKAWTKLLTPNICDIIVSSFQSVDYVLAEQSAQQADVLIHPDLTGIDWFELYKVDELIRSGEVATQNKINDIKQVVSQ encoded by the coding sequence ATGACAAGCCCAGTTTCAATTATAAATAAGTTTTTTATTATTCGCCAAATTCCTGCTTTTAGTTCTTTAAATTGGCTAGAACTTCATCAGATTGCTTCACGATGCACATTCCGGGAATATTCTAAGGGAGCAATTATTTATGAAAAGGGTGACTCGCCAGACGGTTTTTATTGTTTGGTTTCTGGGCGTGTGTGTGCATATAATTTAAGCGATAGTGGAGAAAAGAAAAATGTTGAATATATTTATCGAGGAACTTATTTTGGTATTATTTCTCTTTTAACCGGAGAGCCTCATTCTCTGACGTTTGAAACGTTAAATGATGCGCTTGTTTTACGCATCGAAAAAGATGATTTTCACGATATTTTAAGTAAGGTTCCACGTCTGGCTGTTGATTTTAGTTATACGTTGTCTCGTCGACTTAAAAAACAGCAGCATCATCAGAAGTCTATTTTCGAAAGCACAATTATTTCTACTTATAGCCCAAGGCAGGGAACGGGTGGTTCAATTTATGCCTTTAATTTAGCGCATCATTTAAAGAAAGAAACAGGGAAAAAAGTCATTTTTATTGACATGAACTGCGTTTTATCGTCAGGCTCATATGAGAAAAAAGCATCTAGGCTTTCACCATTGTGGAAAAACCAGCCGATTAATTTAAACGAAGTTATTGACCATTATGAAAATACCGAGTCTTCTATAATCAAGAGTGATCAATCTGCAGATCTATTAAGTGTTTGTTTTGACTCAAAGGATTCTGTTGTTTCGACAAAGATAAGTCAGTTTGTCAGCAGCCTTGCAAACGAATATCATTTTATTGTTTTGGATTTACCAAGTCAGTCTGATAACGATGTTCTAACAACGTTAAACCAGTCTGATGATATTCATTTGATTCTTGGTGATTCTAAAGCTGATTTAATTTCTGGAAAATTATTCTTACGAAAATTAGAGCATTCTGGTTTAGGTGAGTCAAAAAAACAAAAAATAAAGATATTTGTTCGACAAACAGACAACAAGAAGAGAGTGCCTTATGAAAAAATAAACCAAATTTTAGAACAAGATATTTATGCTTATCTTTCTGAGATTTTTGAAGATGATAACACAGAAACAATTTCTTTGGATATGTTTCAGGTTTTAATGCCTGATATGTCTACGAAATTCTCGCAGCAAATGAGAAAAATAGCTCGAGAAATTGGGGATGTTCGTGTTGGATTGGTATTAGGCGGCGGTGCGGCTTTAGGTATTTCTCATATTGGTGTTTTGCGGGTTATTGAAAAAGAAGGCATTCCCGTTGATATTGTTGTTGGAAGCAGCATTGGAGCGTTGATTGCTGGGCTTTGGGCGTTAGGTCGCGATGCCCAAGAAATTGAAAAGCTTGCTCGGGAATTTGAAAGCAGGATTCGTTGTTTACATTTGCTTGATATTATTTTTCCAAAATCTGGATTTATTGGTGGATATATGATTAAGCGGTGGCTTCGAAAAAAGATTGGAAAGCAAACTTTTTACAATACAAGGATTCCATTAAAAATTGTGGCATATGATTTAACAAAGAGGGAGGACCTAATTATTGATGGGGGTGATGTCGTTGATGCAATCCGCAAAAGTATTGCGATTCCTGGAGTGATTAGTCCAGTTATTGAGGGCGATCATGTTATTATCGATGGTGGTATTGTTAATCCACTTCCAACAAACGTTTTAGCATCGATGGGCATTCGAAAGATTATTGCTGTTAATATTTTAAAATCGCCGCAAGATGTCCTAAAAGATTATCAGATTTCTAAAGAAAAAGAAGAAAAAAAGAGACCGAGCTTTGCGTTGGCCCTGCCTTTTTATTTTTTACAAAGATGTATTGCAAAGGCCTGGACTAAGTTATTGACTCCGAATATTTGTGATATTATTGTTAGCAGTTTTCAGTCTGTTGATTATGTTTTGGCAGAACAAAGCGCACAGCAGGCAGATGTCTTGATTCATCCGGATTTAACGGGAATCGATTGGTTTGAGCTTTACAAGGTTGATGAATTGATCCGAAGTGGCGAGGTTGCAACTCAAAACAAAATCAATGATATTAAGCAAGTTGTTAGTCAGTAG